One Silurus meridionalis isolate SWU-2019-XX chromosome 10, ASM1480568v1, whole genome shotgun sequence genomic window carries:
- the ccng1 gene encoding cyclin-G1 isoform X1, which yields MIDTLTGAEALPFAVQLKTLLEQEVRCQPKLCGLRVLESAHDNGMRMTAKMRDFEVKDLLSLTRFFGFSAETFSLAVSILDRFLSMMKIQPKHLSCVGLCCFYIAVKTSEEEKNVPLASDLIRISQNRFTVSDMMRMEKIVLEKLYWKVKAPTALHFLRLFHSHIQEKVDADDRKILNIERLEARLKACHCSFTFTKLRPSLVALALLALEVEEEHESESVEALRCGVKDIQHQLAIKDGDLVCVRELVSKCLTEYSATKCWKPNSQRLRWIISGRTARQLKHSYYKIAHLPTIPESAS from the exons ATGATCGACACGCTGACCGGTGCAGAAGCTCTGCCGTTTGCAGTCCAGCTGAAGACTCTTCTGGAGCAGGAGGTCCGCTGCCAGCCCAAACTGTGCGGGCTTCGCGTCCTGGAGTCGGCCCACGACAACGGCATGAGGATGACCGCGAAGATGAGGGACTTTGAGGTGAAAGATCTGCTCTCTCTGACTCGCTTCTTCGGGTTCAGTGCCGAGACGTTCTCCCTCGCCGTGAGCATCCTGGATCGCTTTCTGTCTATGATGAAG ATCCAGCCCAAACATCTGTCCTGTGTCGGCCTTTGCTGCTTCTACATCGCTGTGAAGACCTCCGAAGAGGAGAAGAACGTTCCTCTGGCTAGCGATCTGATCCGAATCAGTCAGAACCGCTTCACCGTTTCGGACATGATGAGGATGGAGAAGATCGTTCTGGAAAAGCTTTACTGGAAGGTTAAAGCTCCTACAGCACTGCATTTCCTCCGCCTGTTTCACAGCCACATCCAGGAGAAAGTGGACGCTGATGA tagGAAGATTCTGAACATTGAGAGACTCGAGGCTCGGCTGAAGGCCTGCCATTGCTCCTTTACCTTCACAAAGCTACGG CCTTCGTTGGTTGCGCTGGCTCTGCTGGCCCTTGAGGTTGAGGAAGAGCACGAATCGGAGTCAGTTGAAGCTCTGAGATGCGGGGTGAAGGACATCCAGCACCAACTGGCT ATTAAAGACGGGGActtggtgtgtgtgcgtgagctCGTCTCAAAGTGCCTGACTGAATATTCTGCCACCAAGTGTTGGAAGCCCAACAGCCAGAGACTGCGCTGGATCATCTCTGGGCGAACGGCCCGGCAGCTGAAGCACAGCTACTACAAGATCGCTCATCTTCCCACGATCCCTGAATCTGCTTCTTAA
- the ccng1 gene encoding cyclin-G1 isoform X2, with protein sequence MIDTLTGAEALPFAVQLKTLLEQEVRCQPKLCGLRVLESAHDNGMRMTAKMRDFEVKDLLSLTRFFGFSAETFSLAVSILDRFLSMMKIQPKHLSCVGLCCFYIAVKTSEEEKNVPLASDLIRISQNRFTVSDMMRMEKIVLEKLYWKVKAPTALHFLRLFHSHIQEKVDADEKILNIERLEARLKACHCSFTFTKLRPSLVALALLALEVEEEHESESVEALRCGVKDIQHQLAIKDGDLVCVRELVSKCLTEYSATKCWKPNSQRLRWIISGRTARQLKHSYYKIAHLPTIPESAS encoded by the exons ATGATCGACACGCTGACCGGTGCAGAAGCTCTGCCGTTTGCAGTCCAGCTGAAGACTCTTCTGGAGCAGGAGGTCCGCTGCCAGCCCAAACTGTGCGGGCTTCGCGTCCTGGAGTCGGCCCACGACAACGGCATGAGGATGACCGCGAAGATGAGGGACTTTGAGGTGAAAGATCTGCTCTCTCTGACTCGCTTCTTCGGGTTCAGTGCCGAGACGTTCTCCCTCGCCGTGAGCATCCTGGATCGCTTTCTGTCTATGATGAAG ATCCAGCCCAAACATCTGTCCTGTGTCGGCCTTTGCTGCTTCTACATCGCTGTGAAGACCTCCGAAGAGGAGAAGAACGTTCCTCTGGCTAGCGATCTGATCCGAATCAGTCAGAACCGCTTCACCGTTTCGGACATGATGAGGATGGAGAAGATCGTTCTGGAAAAGCTTTACTGGAAGGTTAAAGCTCCTACAGCACTGCATTTCCTCCGCCTGTTTCACAGCCACATCCAGGAGAAAGTGGACGCTGATGA GAAGATTCTGAACATTGAGAGACTCGAGGCTCGGCTGAAGGCCTGCCATTGCTCCTTTACCTTCACAAAGCTACGG CCTTCGTTGGTTGCGCTGGCTCTGCTGGCCCTTGAGGTTGAGGAAGAGCACGAATCGGAGTCAGTTGAAGCTCTGAGATGCGGGGTGAAGGACATCCAGCACCAACTGGCT ATTAAAGACGGGGActtggtgtgtgtgcgtgagctCGTCTCAAAGTGCCTGACTGAATATTCTGCCACCAAGTGTTGGAAGCCCAACAGCCAGAGACTGCGCTGGATCATCTCTGGGCGAACGGCCCGGCAGCTGAAGCACAGCTACTACAAGATCGCTCATCTTCCCACGATCCCTGAATCTGCTTCTTAA